In Thunnus thynnus chromosome 13, fThuThy2.1, whole genome shotgun sequence, the following proteins share a genomic window:
- the amer1 gene encoding APC membrane recruitment protein 1 encodes MASRKVDELPNDMKDLATVSPGHPSRCGPDDITEELHSDTMNTTAKSQKSGKFRRTALTFFGVRKSICILPSFFGGRSKNLNKWSSKKGMCKSRTHDGLSKVSHDDNLRSGYTSAGDFEYHSQRDSAGELHSSCQNECSHPAADQKSLTLTRQKRGFRSLFNSFKHHRSHRNVGSDKTEMIAMSSSHCKKEVPVVQDNTNQFVTECLGSEPDVPDFENVICDISIGPECIDADAMALEKSVEKESPKSELDDQMCDDQMEEMNLMAIVSSEYKESSRGHSEPCLKLEMMPEPVLKAEAPAGSSDQLNLIFGEVASLKSFDSLTGCGDIIADQEDDSITESTVSGERSRNGGKRASCYLTYQGGGEEMASPEDLDEECLQEFWGNNTSEEICCTCNQDHTDMTTDLTSSHNMDLLNSNSAQQASGMDTSIADVLTPQSEHQESVPNSDEGYYDSTTPGPDEGQEKSDRLRTDRLPRDSYSGDALYELFAPDESLISPHYENKSKLPTSKQSEYVSEPEDVTDSAFAPEINRLQISTELYQVHDFLEMPSTCGKSSELARNTVGLQEIGLKKNCNLNSKPQASVNKNNIEPDVFDEKGDMLASSEKITKSINADCEKRHSSISFGSTSNPDFEAFCEPKEQHLEENKPVALPYKNINSQSPDCNNDLDDGQAVCFSQALVDYTKHSQMLSNLHNSVDGLETNSAFTPNMQALPTIVTFDVVDMHNEGEYDEQIHMELEEDISSPYQEFEESYLQKDAFAECDYQMLDLYEQNLISNTWAIASLPRHLGLTRVSQSMPNPLSLDRRSRSLDTESLELKMPDAYRENRAAIVSCPQTEKDSERDSSPYYKKNVLMSASEVRDSSSIMALSWQKRSEMALSLPLTDGEITEKVQSLSQTQVKHKIFSNSSSGDFPSSKSQRLCSNALDRVSCDLISQNTELYNRQCHLPLQSDSCLPHSTFVYSEMMGEVSNDAGEEMFCKAATDLQSYNQCGKSRQVADREGVSHTGSPLNAGVPKDETPRDVMCPVACNQPETAFD; translated from the coding sequence TACCGAGTTTTTTTGGAGGCAGGAGTAAAAATCTGAACAAGTGGTCTTCCAAGAAAGGAATGTGCAAAAGCAGAACACATGATGGGCTAAGTAAGGTTAGTCATGATGACAATCTGAGAAGTGGGTACACCTCAGCTGGAGATTTTGAGTACCACAGCCAGAGGGACTCGGCTGGAGAGCTCCACAGTAGCTGTCAAAATGAATGTAGTCACCCCGCTGCTGACCAGAAATCACTGACCCTCACCCGGCAGAAAAGGGGTTTTAGGAGTCTTTTCAACAGTTTTAAGCAtcacagaagccacagaaatgtTGGATCGGACAAAACTGAAATGATTGCAATGTCCTCTTCTCACTGCAAGAAAGAGGTTCCTGTTGTCCAGGATAACACCAACCAGTTTGTCACAGAGTGCCTGGGATCTGAACCTGACGTGCCtgattttgaaaatgttatatGTGATATTTCCATCGGTCCTGAATGTATTGATGCTGATGCGATGGCCTTAGAGAAGAGCGTAGAGAAAGAGAGCCCGAAATCTGAGCTCGATGATCAGATGTGTGATGATCAAATGGAGGAAATGAATTTGATGGCCATAGTTTCCAGTGAATACAAGGAGAGTTCCAGAGGACACAGCGAGCCCTGTCTGAAACTTGAGATGATGCCCGAGCCTGTACTGAAGGCTGAAGCGCCTGCTGGCTCATCCGATCAGCTCAACCTGATTTTTGGAGAAGTTGCGTCATTAAAGAGCTTTGATTCACTCACTGGCTGCGGGGACATAATTGCAGATCAAGAAGACGACAGCATTACAGAGAGCACGGTTTCTGGAGAAAGGAGTAGGAATGGAGGAAAGAGGGCCTCTTGCTATCTCACTTATCAAGGTGGCGGCGAGGAAATGGCCTCGCCCGAAGATTTGGATGAGGAGTGTCTTCAGGAATTCTGGGGAAATAACACGTCAGAGGAAATTTGCTGCACTTGTAACCAAGACCACACGGATATGACTACTGACCTGACAAGTTCTCACAATATGGACTTACTGAACAGTAACAGTGCACAACAAGCCAGTGGCATGGACACTTCCATTGCTGATGTGTTAACTCCTCAGAGTGAGCATCAAGAGTCAGTTCCAAATAGTGATGAGGGCTACTATGATTCAACTACCCCGGGTCCAGATGAAGGACAAGAAAAATCAGACAGACTAAGGACAGACAGATTGCCCAGGGACAGTTACAGCGGTGATGCCCTCTATGAACTTTTCGCACCAGACGAGAGTCTTATCAGTCCACATTACgaaaacaaatcaaagctgcCCACTTCCAAACAGAGCGAATATGTAAGCGAGCCAGAAGATGTGACAGATTCCGCCTTTGCTCCAGAGATTAATCGATTACAAATAAGCACTGAACTGTATCAAGTTCACGACTTTCTAGAGATGCCGAGCACGTGCGGTAAATCCTCAGAGTTGGCACGAAACACGGTGGGTCTGCAGGAAATAGGCTtgaagaaaaactgtaatttgaATTCAAAGCCACAAGCGTCAGTCAACAAGAATAATATTGAACCAGATGTATTTGATGAAAAGGGAGATATGCTCGCTTCctctgaaaaaataacaaaatccaTAAATGCTGACTGTGAGAAAAGGCACAGCAGCATATCATTCGGAAGCACATCCAACCCAGATTTTGAAGCGTTTTGTGAACCCAAAGAGCAGCATCTTGAGGAAAACAAGCCTGTGGCTTTGCCGTACAAAAATATCAATTCTCAGTCTCCAGATTGTAACAATGATTTGGATGATGGACAAGCTGTGTGTTTCTCACAAGCACTTGTGGACTACACAAAACACTCTCAGATGCTGAGTAACTTGCACAACAGTGTGGACGGTTTAGAGACAAACTCTGCTTTCACCCCAAATATGCAGGCCTTACCTACCATAGTCACATTCGATGTAGTGGATATGCATAACGAGGGTGAATACGATGAGCAGATTCACATGGAACTGGAGGAGGACATCTCATCGCCCTATCAGGAATTTGAAGAAAGCTACCTACAAAAAGACGCATTTGCTGAATGTGACTATCAAATGTTAGACCTGTATGAACAGAACCTGATAAGTAATACATGGGCAATTGCTAGTCTCCCACGGCACCTAGGCCTTACAAGAGTCAGCCAGTCCATGCCTAATCCATTGTCTCTAGACAGGAGAAGTAGGTCTCTGGACACAGAAAGCCTTGAATTAAAGATGCCTGACGCGTACAGAGAGAACAGAGCTGCTATCGTTTCTTGTCCTCAAACTGAGAAGGACTCTGAAAGAGATTCCTCACCATATTACAAAAAGAATGTACTCATGTCCGCATCAGAGGTTAGAGAcagtagcagcattatggcCTTATCATGGCAAAAAAGGTCAGAAATGGCTCTAAGCCTTCCTTTGACAGATGGGGAAATAACTGAAAAAGTCCAGAGTCTCAGTCAAACCcaagtaaaacacaaaatattttcaaattcatcCAGCGGTGATTTTCCCAGCAGTAAATCACAACGTCTTTGCTCTAATGCATTGGACAGAGTGTCCTGTGATTTAATTTCACAGAACACAGAGCTTTACAATAGACAGTGTCACCTTCCTTTGCAATCAGACTCTTGTTTACCTCATAGCACCTTTGTTTATTCTGAAATGATGGGGGAGGTATCAAATGATGCCGGCGAGGAGATGTTTTGTAAAGCTGCCACTGATTTGCAATCCTATAATCAGTGTGGTAAAAGCAGACAAGTGGCTGATAGGGAGGGAGTATCTCATACTGGAAGTCCTCTGAACGCAGGTGTGCCTAAAGATGAAACGCCCAGGGATGTGATGTGCCCCGTGGCCTGCAACCAACCCGAGACAGCCTTCGATTGA